In Silene latifolia isolate original U9 population chromosome 3, ASM4854445v1, whole genome shotgun sequence, a single window of DNA contains:
- the LOC141649606 gene encoding uncharacterized protein LOC141649606 — protein MSQAKLYDRHITHYRIGCKGTKAESYGGEQNYIGASSGSPISSPPSETVSEEPTVPKDVPKEAPKKTYSQILKNSSKGMNLSFVQSEIGTAITIEEDDISKELEYCQITLVGTVLGWYYFRFASAKDMEKIRFNTWNVNGFPLVFKSWSPTVIDELTISHVPIWVLFLSLDPCFWSKTALSKVASLIGNPICADEHTTNKSKLAFGHILVDVDLSKELPKAIQINSPYRGTLLQKVEYEWIPHFCSVCKKVGHSKERCNTVNPKPKPKVAYKPKPVAKTTVQASAVATSPPPGQLDKGKTVPGTKSVAVNLSNRFVALQNESLLEPDDLDGDPLEDCLPGEEVFSQQDVDLQRPVLNLKHFWMFVLLLSLDFRLERRVLWQQLSDISSTVSNPWACMGDFNVVLKMDERLGCDHLHLADMNEFGRCLDSNGLVDHPATGSFFTWNNKQGDGLRWAKLDRVLTNQQWIRDVGSIVTFLEAGDNWLVCTSGGKVSSLFQKLKHLKKPLRGLHSSSFTGLAYRVKTAKTALLEKQLLYAYTHVKRAEMLALQQRAKVHDLKLGDNSTKFFYSQIAARRMRNTIGCLHDENGDLRTRLSDVVVGFVSYYQNLLGTSSFVQSLPADLFQQGLIPPDSYANLDHLVLSSEILDPLKSVDRNKSPGIDGYSSGFFLDAWSVVGHDFKEAVSEFFLHGHLPKAASSTFLVLIPKIDTPSSVRVFRPIACCTTYYKVVIKNLANRLKGVLDHIIGPEQASFISWRDLFDNSMMAHKLASKYSRAYLTPRCFLKVDIRKALTLEDLLSVLAVAHCLSSFDAMSSLRANPAKTSLCFGGVGPDLRKSILLATNFTEGAFPFRYLGLPLFNARIANAMYQPLMDKIKDKIAHWSNHSLSYAGPNSFSVDQMYYLLRNPSSLVSWTPIIHDSACVPKHSFIGMLIMDNKLPTVDNLVLRGLHIVNRYMLCCQQGENVEHLFFQCSYSRAVWTQIADWLGVYSSADLQAVIS, from the exons ATGAGTCAAGCAAAGCTCTATGATCGTCATataacccattatagaattggttgcaaaggaaccaaagcTGAAAGCTATGGTGGGGAACagaact ATATTGGAGCCTCTTCTGGATCCCCGATTTCTTCTCCCCCTTCTGAGACTGTCTCTGAGGAGCCGACTGTCCCCAAGGATGTTCCAAAGGAAGCTCCAAAGAAAACTTACTCTCAGATTCTGAAGAATTCTTCAAAAGGTATGAACCTTTCCTTTGTTCAATCTGAGATTGGTACTGCTATAACAATTGAGGAGGATGATATTTCTAAAGAGCTTGAATATTGTCAAATAACACTGGTTGGGACAGTCTTGG GGTGGTACTACTTTAGGTTTGCTAGTGCGAAGGATATGGAGAAAATCCGCTTTAATACTTGGAATGTCAATGGCTTTCCTTTAGTGTTCAAATCCTGGAGTCCTACGGTGATTGATGAACTTACTATTTCCCATGTTCCTATCTGGGTCCTTTTCCTAAGCCTAGATCCTTGTTTCTGGTCCAAAACTGCCTTAAGTAAGGTTGCTAGTCTTATTGGTAATCCTATATGTGCAGATGAGCATACTACTAATAAGAGCAAGCTAGCTTTTGGTCATATATTAGTTGATGTGGATTTGTCTAAGGAATTGCCCAAAGCCATTCAGATTAACTCTCCTTATAGGGGCACTTTGCTGCAGAAAGTGGAATATGAATGGATACCACATTTTTGTTCTGTCTGTAAGAAAGTGGGGCACTCCAAGGAAAGATGTAACACtgtaaaccctaaacctaaaccaaAGGTGGCTTACAAGCCTAAACCAGTGGCTAAAACTACGGTGCAGGCTTCTGCTGTTGCAACCAGTCCCCCTCCTGGTCAACTTGATAAGGGTAAGACTGTCCCAGGGACTAAGTCTGTAGCTGTCAACTTGTCTAATAGGTTTGTGGCCTTGCAAAATGAATCCCTTCTGGAACCTGATGATTTGGATGGTGACCCTTTGGAGGATTGTTTACCTGGGGAGGAAGTTTTTTCTCAGCAGGATGTAGATTTGCAG AGACCCGTCTTAAATCTAAAGCACTTTTGGATGTTTGTTCTTCTACTTTCTCTAGATTTCAG ATTGGAGAGGAGAGTTCTTTGGCAACAACTTTCTGATATCTCTTCTACTGTGTCCAATCCTTGGGCTTGTATGGGAGATTTTAATGTTGTTCTGAAAATGGATGAAAGGTTAGGCTGTGACCATCTTCACTTAGCTGACATGAATGAATTTGGGAGATGTTTGGATAGTAATGGTCTTGTGGATCACCCAGCTACTGGGAGTTTTTTCACTTGGAATAATAAGCAAGGGGATGGTCTGAGATGGGCTAAATTAGATAGGGTACTTACTAACCAGCAATGGATTAGGGATGTAGGCTCTATAGTTACTTTTCTGGAAGCTGGG GACAACTGGCTTGTTTGTACTTCTGGTGGCAAGGTTAGCTCTCTCTTTCAGAAGCTTAAGCACCTTAAGAAGCCTCTAAGGGGCTTACACTCTTCTTCTTTCACTGGATTGGCTTATAGGGTTAAGACTGCCAAGACTGCTCTTCTG GAAAAACAACTTCTTTATGCTTATACCCATGTTAAGCGTGCTGAGATGCTTGCCTTGCAGCAGAGGGCTAAAGTCCATGATCTGAAGCTAGGTGACAACAGTACCAAGTTTTTCTACTCTCAAATAGCTGCTAGAAGAATGAGGAATACAATTGGGTGCCTTCATGATGAGAATGGGGATTTGAGAACTAGGCTTAGTGATGTGGTTGTTGGTTTTGTTTCTTATTACCAGAATCTGCTTGGTACCTCCTCCTTTGTTCAGTCTTTGCCTGCTGATCTTTTTCAGCAAGGCCTTATCCCTCCTGATTCTTATGCCAATTTGGATCATCTGGTTCTTTCAAGTGAAATTTTGGATCCTTTGAAGTCTGTGGATAGGAACAAAAGCCCTGGGATAGATGGCTACTCTTCTGGCTTCTTCCTTGATGCTTGGAGTGTAGTTGGCCATGACTTTAAGGAGGCTGTCTCTGAATTTTTCCTTCATGGTCATCTCCCTAAAGCAGCCTCTTCTACCTTCTTAGTTCTCATTCCTAAAATTGATACTCCCTCTTCTGTTAGAGTTTTTAGGCCTATTGCTTGCTGTACTACCTATTACAAAGTGGTCATCAAAAATCTTGCAAATAGATTAAAGGGAGTTTTGGATCACATCATTGGCCCTGAACAAGCTTCATTTATTTCTTGGAGGGATTTATTTGATAATTCTATGATGGCTCATAAGTTAGCATCCAAATACAGTAGAGCTTATCTTACTCCTAGATGTTTTCTTAAGGTGGACATTAGGAAGGCTTTGACTCT AGAAGATCTCCTTTCTGTTTTAGCTGTTGCTCACTGCCTCTCCTCTTTTGATGCTATGTCTAGTCTCCGGGCTAATCCTGCAAAGACAAGCTTGTGCTTTGGTGGGGTTGGCCCTGATCTCAGAAAGTCTATCTTATTAGCCACTAACTTTACTGAGGGTGCATTTCCTTTTCGTTATTTGGGGTTGCCTCTTTTTAATGCTAGGATTGCTAATGCTATGTATCAACCTTTGATGGATAAAATTAAGGATAAGATTGCTCATTGGTCCAATCACTCCTTGAGTTATGCTG GGCCTAATTCTTTTTCTGTTGATCAGATGTATTATCTGCTCAGAAATCCTTCAAGCTTGGTTTCCTGGACTCCCATTATTCATGACTCTGCCTGTGTGCCTAAGCATTCTTTCATAGGTATGCTGATCATGGACAATAAACTCCCAACTGTGGATAATTTGGTGCTCAGAGGGTTGCATATTGTGAACAGGTATATGCTTTGCTGTCAGCAGGGTGAGAATGTTGAGCATCTGTTCTTTCAATGTTCTTACTCTAGGGCTGTCTGGACTCAGATTGCAGATTGGTTGGGGGTCTATTCctctgctgatttgcaggctgTGATTTCTTAG